In Eupeodes corollae chromosome X, idEupCoro1.1, whole genome shotgun sequence, the following proteins share a genomic window:
- the LOC129953275 gene encoding uncharacterized protein LOC129953275 encodes MCSEGETDRMVQCDSCDKWYHYDCVGVDDGVADVSWSCEFCTNPRSNPITTSAYAASTEPLSGLMSSFTIHPQTSSSPSTSHLVTTANAQPNTTTGIQVSSSSVQYTNFPSYLPLRPVPMVTRQSHLIPEQHLPISYVPSGTTALFTDARMSSPINFTRTSMYTPTMITWATNLHVSEAQQHLPATSSSQHEFLRMTAEPATFSQHASQRVTAIPATLPKVVDVSLQQKELQMEMLEEEKKLHQRYLERKYQILSSSDGCSAAPQQNNFHFNSSAIGTSLGLGPSPAQIAARQVLPKQLPIFSGDPEEWPLFLSSFNNSTALAGYSDAENLMRLQASLKGKAREIVRNKLLLPSLVPEIIQTLKMCFGRPEYIIENMIDRARKLPPPKDKLENIIEFALSVSNICSTMEACQMSAHLNNPMLVKEFVDKLPSQYKLSWAMQQKEERVPIVKTFSTWLHNIAEAASQVVSPFSSKKSGVMNTHTEVKQPSVHKTACIACNCADHKISNCGAFKKMTYNKKWEMVKANKLCRQCLNSHRRRCNLNSECGVESCKAKHHPLLHKPTALVSHVRNQVSENNLYTNPSVALNVNTHSDADEGEKPYFRIIPVRLHSKNIFIDTFAFLDEGSSVTLIERSIFETLGLSGVSEPLCLRWTGDTTRVEENSIRTSIEISNKTSKAKHTMHGVHTVEKLSLPMQSLDMDAITQGYPYLADLPIQSYQDARPTILIGVDNWKLAVPLKVREGSWNQPIATKTRLGWTLQGCVPNRQQVCCLNIHACNCDRHSDDLHEAMKAFFKLESSSTTICSHEDKRVLQILESTCKSLDNQYEIGLPWRHDNQKMPDSYKTAFNRLMCLQKKFKREANLKDKMQAEIDNLLIKGYASKLNVVKVATSNNPVWYLPIFVTQNPNKPNRVRLVWDAAAKSNGRSLNDFLLTGPDLLTSLVEVLLAFRIGQVAICGDIAEMFHQIKVREQDMHAQRFLWWEKEDPLDQPSCYVMSALTFGMNCAPCIAHYIRNKNADQFQQLHPRAVEAIKNYHYVDDFIDSVDTEEEALCLANDVKTIHLSAGFNIRNWASNSSWVVHQLTSNGSPVQAHKTLGSTEKVLGMYWDPNNDVFKYIFRFVRLKRDVLDEHVRPTKRETLQVLMSIFDPLGFVTCFTIGLKILLQEVWRSGIDWDGELSEDLYSKWLQWKSLIPSIKAIEIPRCYSRLLVNSENVQIHTFVDAGEHAYAAVCYLRVQRGNEVSVALVASKSKVAPLKPVSIPRLELQAAVLGIRLSIKVQAVRRLPITSRFWWSDSKTVLKWLRMDPRKFQQFVMFRVGEILEHSNAKEWKWVPSKLNTADLATKVSSQINSELWFTGPKFLAYGVEDWPTCDDLGPADTTEVRHHLLHATALNVRTSVSISMNVEYFSDWRRLYRALATFKLYIEKLKAVVRNKPIPSQVSYEILQDAKVQLYKCAQMSVFSQDISNLERDGSGILRIRSRAENLNNQPDAIVLPKNHHVTFLIVRSWHENHHHVSHETTINKIRGMFYIPRLRVLYKSVRKKCQRCKNYYAMPAVPQMATLPAARLAVFERPFTFVGIDYFGPISTIIGRRREKRWGVIFTCLTVRAVHIEVAHSLDTSSCIMCIRNFISRRGMPREIYTDNGTNFKATEKILCDEYKNINYSTVASKYDGLRWKFNPPAAPHMGGAWERLVRSIKTILYSMAPRNFNDETLRCALWEVEFLINSRPLTFVSLESCDDEAITPNHLLLGSTTGYKPICENDIDLRQRWHQTQVFADRFWQRWVKDYTPMLARRGKWFEKQPPLAPGDVVVIVDENLPRNSWPKGIIESVVTAKDGQVRRAMVKTQTGMLERPTSKIAVLDVDKG; translated from the exons ATGTGCAGTGAAGGGGAAACAGATCGCATGGTGCAATGTGATTCTTGTGATAAATGGTATCACTACGATTGCGTCGGAGTTGATGATGGAGTGGCTGATGTCAGTTGGAGTTGCGAATTTTGCACAAATCCACGATCAAATCCAATCACTACTAGCGCCTATGCTGCTTCGACCGAACCGCTCAGTGGCCTCATGTCAAGTTTCACAATCCATCCACAAACATCTTCATCGCCCTCGACATCACACCTAGTGACGACAGCAAACGCGCAGCCAAATACGACCACAGGAATACAGGTGAGCTCATCGAGTGTTCAATATACAAACTTCCCGTCATACTTGCCACTCCGGCCAGTTCCTATGGTCACAAGGCAATCGCATTTGATTCCAGAACAACACCTACCGATATCATATGTACCAAGTGGTACCACAGCATTATTTACTGATGCACGAATGAGTTCCCCAATTAATTTCACACGTACAAGTATGTATACACCTACGATGATTACATGGGCAACAAATCTCCATGTTTCTGAAGCGCAACAACATCTGCCAGCAACATCGTCATCGCAACATGAATTTTTGCGAATGACAGCTGAACCAGCAACATTTTCACAACATGCTTCTCAGCGAGTGACAGCTATCCCAGCAACATTGCCAAAAGTTGTTGACGTTTCGCTACAGCAAAAAGAATTGCAAATGGAGATGctagaggaagaaaaaaagttaCACCAGCGGTATTtagaaagaaaatatcaaatattatcCAGTTCGGATGGATGTTCTGCAGCTCCACAACAAAATAACTTCCATTTCAACTCATCCGCGATTGGAACATCTCTCGGCCTTGGTCCATCTCCCGCTCAAATAGCTGCGCGACAAGTGCTCCCGAAACAATTACCAATATTCAGCGGCGACCCTGAGGAGTGGCCCCTGTTTTTGAGCAGCTTCAATAACAGCACAGCATTAGCAGGATACAGCGATGCCGAAAATTTAATGCGCCTGCAAGCAAGTTTGAAAGGTAAGGCACGTGAAATTGTTCGCAATAAGCTCCTTCTGCCCAGCTTAGTTCCAGAGATAATACAAACTCTTAAGATGTGTTTTGGTCGACCGGAATACATCATCGAAAACATGATTGACAGAGCAAGGAAACTTCCACCACCAAAAGACAAGTTGGAGAACATTATTGAGTTCGCATTGTCAGTGAGCAACATTTGTTCTACAATGGAAGCTTGTCAGATGTCCGCACATCTTAACAATCCGATGCTGGTCAAGGAGTTTGTCGATAAGTTGCCAAGTCAATATAAGCTGAGTTGGGCTATGCAGCAAAAAGAAGAGCGAGTTCCTATAGTGAAAACATTTAGCACCTGGCTGCATAATATTGCTGAAGCCGCTAGTCAAGTCGTTTCACCATTCTCATCGAAAAAGAGCGGCGTGATGAACACCCACACTGAGGTCAAGCAACCATCAGTCCATAAAACAGCTTGTATTGCTTGCAACTGTGCCGATCACAAGATTTCCAACTGTGGAGCGTTCAAGAAGATGACCTATAACAAAAAATGGGAAATGGTGAAAGCCAACAAGTTGTGTCGCCAGTGTCTTAATTCACATCGCCGAAGGTGTAACCTCAACAGTGAATGTGGAGTTGAAAGCTGCAAGGCGAAGCATCACCCACTGCTACATAAGCCCACCGCTCTTGTAAGTCATGTAAGGAACCAAGTAAGtgaaaacaatttgtatacGAATCCGAGTGTAGCTTTAAATGTAAATACTCACAGCGATGCTGACGAGGGGGAGAAACCCTACTTTCGTATCATTCCGGTTCGccttcattcaaaaaatatttttatagacaCATTTGCCTTTCTAGATGAGGGTTCATCAGTGACACTGATTGAAAGAAGCATTTTTGAAACTCTAGGCCTTTCTGGTGTTAGTGAGCCTTTATGTTTACGCTGGACTGGCGACACAACTCGAGTTgaagaaaattcaattcgaaCCTCCATCGAGATTTCAAATAAGACGAGCAAAGCCAAACATACTATGCATGGTGTTCATACCGTGGAAAAGCTTTCCCTTCCGATGCAATCGTTGGACATGGATGCAATCACACAAGGTTACCCTTACTTGGCTGACTTACCAATTCAGTCATACCAGGATGCTCGCCCCACAATTCTCATCGGAGTAGACAACTGGAAGTTGGCAGTGCCTCTCAAGGTTCGTGAAGGTTCCTGGAACCAACCAATCGCCACTAAAACCCGATTAGGATGGACTTTACAAGGATGTGTACCCAATCGTCAACAAGTCTGCTGCCTCAACATACATGCATGTAACTGTGACCGACATTCTGATGATCTTCATGAAGCAATGAAAGCCTTTTTCAAATTGGAATCATCGTCAACCACTATATGTTCACATGAAGACAAAAGAGTCCTGCAGATATTGGAATCAACTTGTAAGTCACTGGATAACCAGTACGAGATTGGATTGCCTTGGCGCCACGATAATCAAAAGATGCCTGATAGCTATAAAACCGCATTCAACCGACTTATGTGCCTCCAGAAAAAATTCAAACGCGAAGCCAACCTGAAGGATAAAATGCAAGCCGAAATAGACAATCTTTTGATTAAGGGCTATGCAAGTAAGCTTAATGTGGTAAAAGTAGCGACAAGCAACAATCCTGTATggtatttaccaatttttgtcaCCCAAAACCCGAATAAGCCGAATAGAGTTCGTCTTGTTTGGGATGCTGCAGCAAAATCCAACGGACGTTCGCTTAATGACTTCCTTCTTACTGGACCCGACCTTTTAACATCACTGGTGGAGGTTTTATTAGCCTTCAGGATTGGCCAGGTGGCTATCTGTGGTGACATTGCTGAGATGTTTCACCAGATCAAGGTGAGGGAGCAGGACATGCACGCACAACGATTCTTATGGTGGGAAAAGGAGGACCCATTAGATCAGCCTAGCTGTTACGTCATGAGTGCCTTAACATTCGGGATGAATTGCGCTCCCTGCATAGCGCATTACATTCGCAACAAAAACGCCGACCAGTTTCAACAACTTCACCCTCGAGCAGTGGAAGCCATCAAAAACTACCACTACGTAGATGACTTCATCGATAGCGTGGACACTGAGGAGGAAGCCCTGTGCTTGGCAAATGATGTTAAGACAATTCACTTGTCTGCTGGCTTCAATATCCGCAATTGGGCGTCCAACTCTTCTTGGGTAGTTCATCAGCTGACCAGCAACGGCTCTCCTGTACAAGCTCATAAGACTTTAGGGTCCACTGAGAAAGTCCTTGGTATGTACTGGGATCCTAATAACGAtgtctttaaatatatttttagattcgTTCGACTGAAGCGTGATGTGTTGGATGAGCATGTAAGACCGACAAAACGAGAGACCTTGCAAGTTCTCATGTCCATATTCGACCCTCTTGGTTTCGTTACCTGCTTTACCATTGGGTTGAAAATCCTTCTCCAAGAAGTCTGGCGTTCCGGTATTGATTGGGATGGTGAGCTTTCTGAAGATCTGTACTCCAAGTGGCTTCAATGGAAATCTTTGATACCATCAATAAAAGCTATTGAAATTCCCCGCTGCTACAGTCGACTGCTGGTCAATTCCGAGAATGTCCAAATACACACGTTTGTGGATGCTGGAGAACACGCTTACGCAGCAGTATGTTACTTGCGTGTGCAACGTGGAAACGAAGTCTCCGTCGCCCTAGTAGCTTCAAAATCAAAAGTCGCCCCGCTTAAACCAGTCTCAATTCCGAGACTTGAGCTCCAAGCAGCTGTTTTAGGCATAAGACTGTCTATTAAGGTGCAAGCAGTCCGTCGTCTACCTATTACTTCCAGATTTTGGTGGTCAGACTCAAAAACGGTTTTGAAGTGGCTGCGAATGGACCCCAGGAAATTTCAACAGTTTGTTATGTTCCGTGTGGGCGAGATACTGGAGCATTCGAACGCCAAGGAGTGGAAATGGGTGCCCTCAAAACTGAACACAGCCGACCTGGCCACAAAAGTATCGTCGCAGATAAATAGCGAATTGTGGTTCACTGGACCGAAGTTTTTGGCCTATGGAGTTGAAGATTGGCCAACATGTGATGACCTTGGACCCGCCGATACAACAGAAGTTAGACATCATTTGCTTCACGCTACAGCTTTAAATGTACGAACTTCAGTTTCAATAAGCATGAACGTGGAATACTTTTCTGATTGGAGACGACTATACCGTGCGTTGGCTACGTTCAAGCTATACATCGAAAAGCTAAAAGCTGTTGTCCGAAATAAACCCATTCCAAGCCAAGTGTCTTATGAAATCCTTCAAGACGCTAAGGTACAACTCTACAAATGCGCACAGATGAGTGTATTCAGCCAGGACATATCGAACTTAGAACGGG ATGGTTCTGGCATTCTAAGGATACGGAGTAGAGCTGAGAATCTTAATAATCAACCAGATGCTATCGTCTTACCAAAGAATCATCACGTGACGTTCCTGATTGTTCGTTCCTGGCATGAGAACCACCACCACGTATCACACGAAACGACCATTAACAAAATCAGAGGGATGTTTTACATTCCACGACTGCGTGTACTATACAAATCCGTGCGGAAGAAGTGCCAAAGGTGCAAAAATTACTATGCTATGCCTGCAGTTCCACAGATGGCCACCTTACCAGCTGCAAGGTTAGCAGTGTTCGAGCGCCCTTTTACATTTGTTGGCATTGATTATTTTGGGCCCATTTCCACAATAATTGGACGAAGACGCGAGAAAAGATGGGGCGTAATATTTACGTGCCTCACCGTTCGTGCCGTGCACATAGAGGTGGCACACAGCTTAGACACTAGCTCATGCATTATGTGCATACGGAACTTCATATCACGCCGTGGAATGCCTCGAGAAATCTATACAGATAACGGCACAAATTTCAAGGCCACTGAAAAAATTTTATGTGATGAATACAAAAACATCAACTACTCAACTGTTGCGTCCAAATACGATGGACTTAGATGGAAGTTCAACCCACCGGCAGCACCGCACATGGGAGGGGCCTGGGAAAGGCTTGTCCGATCCATCAAAACTATATTGTATAGTATGGCTCCAAGGAACTTCAACGATGAAACACTGAGATGCGCGCTATGGGAGGTGGAATTCTTAATCAATTCCCGTCCACTCACATTTGTGTCACTTGAGTCCTGCGACGACGAAGCCATCACCCCAAATCATCTTTTACTAGGCTCAACAACTGGGTACAAGCCTATTTGCGAAAACGACATAGACCTGCGACAGCGTTGGCATCAAACCCAGGTGTTTGCTGATAGATTTTGGCAGAGATGGGTAAAAGACTACACACCTATGCTTGCACGACGAGGTAAGTGGTTTGAAAAACAGCCTCCTTTAGCCCCTGGTGACGTGGTTGTCATCGTGGACGAAAACCTACCCCGAAACAGCTGGCCAAAGGGTATCATTGAAAGCGTAGTAACCGCGAAAGACGGTCAAGTCCGAAGAGCTATGGTGAAAACTCAAACGGGAATGCTAGAACGACCAACAAGCAAGATTGCCGTCCTAGACGTCGATAAAGGCTAA